Part of the Quercus robur chromosome 5, dhQueRobu3.1, whole genome shotgun sequence genome, TATCATATAAGACAACCCAgagattataataatttataaaaagggaaaaccaatgtAAATGAGGACGACAATAACACTATATATCAAACCATAGCCTTTTGTAAATTCTTGTAGCAGAATTCTTTTAAACAGAGAACAAAAGGCACATTACAAATGAATCTAAGAACAAACACCTAAGCATTCCAAACTTGTTcaagaaatatcacaaatgaatTGGCAAAGAAGAATCAGAGAACAAACTCCTGAGCATTCTATCAAACACATGTTCAGCAATCTCAAACAACTATACTAACCAACCCCAACCTTCAAAAGAAATTCCCACGGAATCCAAAATAGTGGCAGCCCCAACATAACATTGCATAGGCTATCATATAATAAGGCCCAGAggttataataatttataaaaagggaaaaccaatgtAAATGAAGACGACAGTAACACTATATATCAAACCAAGACAAACtcaaaattgaaatcaaatagaagaatcccaggaaataaaaatccaataaaaattgcataaccaaaaaaagggaaaaagaaaatccaaacaaatgtaaaatgaagatgagaaaaacactatatatcaactaaaacaaacccagaattaaaaccaaatagaagaatcccaagaaaccaaaaatccaataaaaattgcatacaaaaaaaaagggaaaaagaaaatctaactACAAAAATTTCATGATTCTTCTTTGCCATAGATTTgacaacaaaggaagaagaagaaaatgtggaaatctgcaaagaaaaaaaaaaaaaaaaaaatccaaagcaaCCCACAACCATAAACCAACAAAATtccatgaaaacaaaaataaaaaaatttaaatccccACAGCCACAAACTAACAAAATTCCACGAACAATTGAAGCGAatagagagagagcaatatatagaaattaaggagagtaaaaaacatgttttaattACCTCAAAATAAAACATGATGGGCTGGATTGAGTGACAATGGAGAGGCAAAGAGAAATCTATGTAGTGGCGGTGATCCATGGTGGCAGCGGCGGCGACAGAATCTGAGTTTAGGGGTTAGCATATATTAGAAACAGAGAGGTTGTGGGGTTAAATGTGAAGACTGAAGACTGAAGAGGGAGTTGTATACTTGTATTAGggttttaaattgataattctaatataataataaaacattaaaaagaattttattttttttttaaaaggtgaCGTAAaagctgatagaggagttgtATTATTGTATACTAATGGGGAgttaaattgataaattctaatataataaaacattaaaaagaattaaaaaaaaaaaaaaaaaaaaacaagaaaagtgacgtggaaaattgtggagctagcagaggcttcggttttatatatatatacaggggcggcttgatgcatttgggggcttaaggcaaaaattgattatcttgttttagatacaaaattactactaattaacatgaacttcgtagaattttttaaaaaaaaaattatagacagaaaaaatttgacaaaatttttcatatttgttgatgtggtagattgatagtaGTAAGTAAAAGAGTAATGTTAGTGGTAAACTTAGATGAGAACtaataaaagtttgctaactaaactcttattattattcttttttttttttaaagtgcaacattcacaatattttttataacaaatcttaggttttaggttgttttttgttttctatttgaaaatatcactataattatttttttcccatcaaTAACATGTTGTAACAGCCTACTACTTAGCAGTAGTTgtaaagtgttgtgaaaaatattgtggacgttacatttttctctattttttatttgtttttcatatggtaaaaaaaatattattttatttattgattataaataattagttaaaatttgggggccttttttttacttggggccttaggcgaccgTATCTCTTGCTCCACCATTCAGCCggccctatatatatatatatatatatatatatagattattttgTCCtccattcataaaattttagttcCACCCCTACTCATGAGGTATGATTCCTAGTGTTATATACCAGTCATTGGGATGAAAGATTACTCCACATCCTCTATGATGTGCTCTCGTCTCAAtgggaggaaaagaaaaatataaaaatattctaGCAAATTATCCTTATATATATGGAATCTATGCCTGTTTATTTCGGAAGCCAAAACAAACCAGTCACCCCTAGTTCTTTAATATATCGAGATCTATAAATCTTTATCAGGTTGTTAGCTTTGtagatttgaaatttgtatttttaacacacgattttaattcaaaaagtAAGTATAATAGTGTGTATAATAAATACTATTTCTGTCCAACTGGTTTAGAACTTGAAAGTCTCGAAGTACTTATGCTTATTGCTTGATGTCAATGAAATGTTCTTCAAAGTCAGACAACCTATGGAAcacttaatttatattttcaaacatGCACCTTCCTCGGAACTACAACTCCCTCCCATTTTCTATTCATGTGGCTAAGATTGTTTTATACTAATAGAAAATTTTCCCTTGACTGGCATTGTTAAAAACGATGACATATCAACATCCCGTAGTTACATAACAAATACCGTGGaataatataagaaataaaagtCCAATTGGATGCAAATCACAATTGTAGCCCACTAGCCTCTGGATTAGCTATCATTGAATATTTGCTTTCATAGGccaataatacattttttttatttttttgcaatgcACTCCACAAATTGGCAAACGTTGAATTAAAACAATGATTGACTTGATGTTGGCCTAGGAGCTCTAATAAGAAAATGGTCATTGAttaaatttgaagagactccAAGTATCCAAGAatggttttaaatttttcagTTCTAGCCTAAGgtgtaaccaaaaaaataaataaaaaaataaaaaatagaacttcAGCTACTATATATAGATAGCTAGAGATATTTCAGATTTCCATTATTTCGTAGTAAAACACTCAGAAAGTGAAATATGGTTCAATTCCATATTGTTCCAAAAGTCTTTCAATTGCATATGCTCTTTGTCTTCCTTGCCCTCCTATGGGATCTGGCCTATGCTGACCCTCCATATCCCAATTGTTCAAACACTGGTAACTATACAGTTACTAGTTCATTTCAGACTAATCTTAACAATATCCTCCTTTCTTTATCCTCGAATGCTTCCATTTCCAAATTCTACAATACCTCCACTGGCAATGACACAGATAGAGTTTATGGTCTCTACATGTGCCTCGACTATGTTACAAATGAAAGCTGTCACGACTGCATAACTACGGCTTCACAAGATATCTCAAAGCTTTGTCCAAGCACAACAGAAGCGGTGGTGTGGGAGGAGATATGTCAATTGCGCTACTccaaaaaaagtttctttgGCATATTAGATGTCACAGGAAATATTCCCTTAGATAACCAGAAGAATAATTCACAACCAGAAGTGTTCAAATCTATTGTGAACGTGACCTTGAATACGCTTGCTTATCAGGCAGCTTTCAATCTTTCAGCTAACATGTATGCTACCGGAGAAGCAGCCTTTCAAGACAAAACAATCTATGCTTTAGTACAGTGCACTAGAGACCTGTCTGCCATTGACTGTAATTTATGCCTTCAGAGTGCTACAGCAGATATTTTGAGGGTCTACTATTACTCCGTTGGTGCAAGACTTCTCAGTCGTAGTTGCTTCTTGAGATATGAATTGTATTCCTTTTATGAAGGCACATCTAACTCTCCTGGTTCTTCACAAATGGGAGGTAAgtatttgcaaaaaataaaaccaattttgattttataatatTCACAAGTGACAATCAACAACTAGCTGCAAATGATTACTTTCAAATGCAGGTGGTCAAATGAAATTGTGGATGATTGTAGTTGTTACTGTTGTATCAGCATGCTTGGTGATAGTCCTTCTGGGTTCCTATGTTTACTGTCGTATGATGAATAAAATGGGTAAGAAAAACATGTAATTATATACATTTAGAATAAATCATAGTTTTGGTGCCTGAAATTTGGAAAAGGTTCGATTTTGGTACAAAATATTTGGATTTGGccccaaaatttttacaaaaggTAACAATTTTGTCCCATGTCCATGGGCTCCATTCAATTTCAGTCTCTTAATTAACATTTGGTTAGTTCAATTTTGGTCACTAAATATGGGATTGATTTGATTATAGTCCTTTAAATACGTGATTGATTTGACATgatcttttaaaaatattgggTATCCTATATCCCATTAGTCACCCAAATTGAAAAGTAGATGAAATGACCAGATTTTTCCCCTTATGAAATTTTTGGGaccaaatttgattgttttaGATTTGAGAGGTCAAAATCAAACCTACACCAAATTTCAAGGACCGAAATATgtaactcatatatatatatatatatatatatagctcaataattttctactttttcttttatcttatgATACTGCCATTCAATTCAGgcaagaagaaaattttagaaCATGGAATAATTCAAAACATTGGTAGTTCCAGTAACTTAGACATCCATCACCTGCATTTTCAAGGAAGATATGAATCGAAATCTCAGGAGTTCCCCTATTTTAATTTGGCATCTTTGCAAGCAGCTACCAACAACTTTGGTGATTCAAATAAGCTTGGGCAAGGTGGCTTTGGTCCTGTTTACAAGGTTATAGCATTTCTTAGGGCTCATTTAGAAAAgtttattttcaacttattgacttatgtacaatttttaaagctttatttttatagatacaattgtatttttgtctccttttttttttaagcatgatctaagtcaataaaaataatctctctTAAACTAGCACTAAACAAAGCAATACCAATGATGATtataataaaagggaaaagTCCATCCTTGATTTCTAATTTTACAATTTGAAGAATTATCCATTTCACTTTTATGTTAACTAGTTGAAAGAACCAATGATCTTTTGTAGGGCATACTAAGTGATGGAAAGGTAGTAGCAATTAAGAGGCTCTCATGCTACTCTGAGCAGGGTTCAGAGGAATTCACAAATGAAGTTCTACTAATAATGAAACTTCAACACAAAAATCTTGTCAGGCTTCTCGGGTTTTGCATAGATGGAGAGGAAAAGCTACTTGTCTATGAATTCATGCCCAACAGTAGCCTAGATGTCATTCTCTTTGGTTTGTTAATTTCCTCgcaactttttattttcttagctCTTGAATTGACTTTGTACATATTCAGGAATAACTACTAAATACATTTCATTAACTTCAATAATGACTTCTTTGAAgctattgattttcttttgactTTTGATGGTTAAGATCCAAGGAATCGTGCAAAACTCAATTGGAGCAGACGTCTTAATATAATAACTGGAATTGCACGTGGAATTCTTTATCTTCATGAGGATTCTCGACTTAGAATTATTCATAGGGACCTAAAAGCTAGTAATGTATTGTTGGACTATGAAATGAACCCTAAGATCTCAGACTTTGGAATGGCAAGGATCTTTGCAGGAAATGAAGGCGCAACTAATACTACTACAATAGTGGGGACATAGTaagtacatttaaaaaataataattttcaattatattccTTAGAGTCAATTAGATGCTTAAAAATGATGTActctttttgaaagaaattcaTACTATGCCATATAGTAAATGAATGAAGGAGCTGAAAAGAAGAGTTATAGGTATTAATCATGAAgaataaaaatgttttctaattatttcttctctatattttgtaTAGTGGATACATGGCTCCAGAATATGCTATGGGAGGAATATATTCTATTAAGTCTGACGTG contains:
- the LOC126727203 gene encoding cysteine-rich receptor-like protein kinase 10, whose amino-acid sequence is MVQFHIVPKVFQLHMLFVFLALLWDLAYADPPYPNCSNTGNYTVTSSFQTNLNNILLSLSSNASISKFYNTSTGNDTDRVYGLYMCLDYVTNESCHDCITTASQDISKLCPSTTEAVVWEEICQLRYSKKSFFGILDVTGNIPLDNQKNNSQPEVFKSIVNVTLNTLAYQAAFNLSANMYATGEAAFQDKTIYALVQCTRDLSAIDCNLCLQSATADILRVYYYSVGARLLSRSCFLRYELYSFYEGTSNSPGSSQMGGGQMKLWMIVVVTVVSACLVIVLLGSYVYCRMMNKMGKKKILEHGIIQNIGSSSNLDIHHLHFQGRYESKSQEFPYFNLASLQAATNNFGDSNKLGQGGFGPVYKGILSDGKVVAIKRLSCYSEQGSEEFTNEVLLIMKLQHKNLVRLLGFCIDGEEKLLVYEFMPNSSLDVILFDPRNRAKLNWSRRLNIITGIARGILYLHEDSRLRIIHRDLKASNVLLDYEMNPKISDFGMARIFAGNEGATNTTTIVGTYGYMAPEYAMGGIYSIKSDVFSFGVLLLEIISGKGNAGFHQSKRASSLLAYAWKLWNEGKALELMDPLLIDSFNRDEFLRYVHIGLLCVQEDASDRPTMSAVVVMLKSETVSLSPPERPAFSMGRFTDNNETDPNCLSVSGLSISSIRPR